Genomic window (Desulfobaculum bizertense DSM 18034):
CCCGGCGTTCACGAGGTTATAGAAATGACTTTTGGAGCAGTTCAACATATCGCATGCGTGCTTCCAGTTCAGCTTTCTTCCTTTCATATCTTCCATAGCGTTATCTCCTCGCGAACCAGTTCGGACGCCCGCCGGGTCTGGCCTGCTGTT
Coding sequences:
- a CDS encoding helix-turn-helix transcriptional regulator, whose protein sequence is NSRPDPAGVRTGSRGDNAMEDMKGRKLNWKHACDMLNCSKSHFYNLVNAGKIPAFRIGKVRAIWVWEKDVRDYMDF